DNA from Cystobacter fuscus DSM 2262:
TCCCGCGCAAGGGTCCACGAGCACGTTCGCGGAGGGCACCGCGGACAGCCCGCACTGCTTGACCCAGGCGCGCCACGCCACCCAGTCGATGGGCTCCTCGGGGTTGCGGAACCAGTGGGCCACGTTCTTGAGCGGCGTGCGCGCGCGCAGTAGCAGATCCCGCAGGGCCGGCGTGACGCCCAGCGCGCGCACCGGGTGCTCGGTGAGCAGCGCGGGGTTCGTCTCGAGGTCCGCCAGCTCCAGGTGGAGATAGGTGGCTCCGCGCAGCAAGGTGGTGAGCAGGAACGCGGGCAGGTGTTGCAGGGGGTGGTAGCCCGGAGCGCACAGGTGCTCGCCCGGGCCCAGGCCGAAGGTGAGCAGGCCATCCACCAGCGCTCCGCGCCAGGCATCCTCCGCCGTCAACACCGCGGGAGTACCCGCGGGCTCCACCAACGGGGAGAACAACAGGCCCACCGGCTCTTCCGGCTTCGCGGTGTGCGAGGTGAAAGCCGGAGCGGCCTGTCCCTTGCTCTGCAACACCTTCTTCTCGAAGCCCGCCACCAGGAGCGTCTGGTGGGGCTCGGTGGCGATGTGGTCCGGCGCGAGCGTGGCCAGCCGGTGCGCGATGAACCGCCGGCCCTGCGGGGGCAACAGGCTGACGCAGGCGCCCAGGCCCAGGGCCGCCGCGAAGGAGATGAGCAGCTCGCTGCCCACCGGGTAGAGCAGGCACACCTTGGCACCCGCCTTGACGCCCTGCCGCGCCCACTCGGTGGCCCGCCGCGCGGCCTGTTCGTGCAACTGCCGGTAGCCCAGCACCTGCCAGCCGCTCCGGCGATCATAGAGCCGCAGGGCGATGCGGTCCGTGTTCGCGTGGCGCACCACGGCGTCGTGGAAGAAGTCGTAGTGCTGGCCCACCCGGCTCTTGAGGGGAGCGCCGCGGCCCACGTGGGCCGCGGCGAGCGCGGTGAAGAACTCCTCGGACCGGTCCCAGCTCTCCTGCTGCCAGGTGGGAACCCCCGGCTCCGCGGGGGCCCCCGTCTCGAGCTGCTCGAGGATCTTTCGGACGTCGAAGGCCATCCGGCTACTCCCGCCTCCGCCGCCGTGAGCGCAGACCCACGAGTGTCAGCAGGGCCAACACGCTCGCGCTTCCCCAGGCACCGCCCGCGGAGCACCCCACGCCATTGCCATGCCCCGACAAGATGCGGCCCGCTCCCTTCACGGTGAGCACCACATCCGCCGTGGTGGAGTCCTGCAACTTGATCAGGACCTGATCCTCGACATCACCCGGAGCCTTGGGCTCGAACTCCACCTGGAACGTGGCGCTTCCCTGTGCGGGAATGTCCAGGCCACTCGGTCCCACCTTCGCGCTGAAGGGCGACCCCGCCTGGGCCACGCTC
Protein-coding regions in this window:
- a CDS encoding acyl--CoA ligase yields the protein MAFDVRKILEQLETGAPAEPGVPTWQQESWDRSEEFFTALAAAHVGRGAPLKSRVGQHYDFFHDAVVRHANTDRIALRLYDRRSGWQVLGYRQLHEQAARRATEWARQGVKAGAKVCLLYPVGSELLISFAAALGLGACVSLLPPQGRRFIAHRLATLAPDHIATEPHQTLLVAGFEKKVLQSKGQAAPAFTSHTAKPEEPVGLLFSPLVEPAGTPAVLTAEDAWRGALVDGLLTFGLGPGEHLCAPGYHPLQHLPAFLLTTLLRGATYLHLELADLETNPALLTEHPVRALGVTPALRDLLLRARTPLKNVAHWFRNPEEPIDWVAWRAWVKQCGLSAVPSANVLVDPCAGGAVLASPRQVRDLHTEAPPAAGRSWALRDVNMSGQLSPGDLGVFTLLPDKERPPGYVVLTRAYGVYHYGGPRTARRDGRVYPGAEVAQAIEQLPFVRGATVVPSPTGGVAGHYRQVLLVFTGAQKPNTSAWSQEIRRSLELQMGGEHLPDRTEFIPLYARRVKGRVDEEWCRAQYLTGALHRKSSDPLFRSLTELRGHLLEKEGAGV